A stretch of Rhizobium glycinendophyticum DNA encodes these proteins:
- a CDS encoding GcvT family protein → MKSHTRVVVIGGGVVGCSVLYHLTKFGWTDVVLLERSELTSGSTWHAAGGMHTINGDPNVAKLQKYTVELYKEIEEYSGQDIGLHMTSGLMLAATKERFDWMKSLLAKGKYAGGEATLISAQEAHEMMPLLDPKQFVGAVFDPHEGHLDPYGTTHAYAKSAKKNGAEIYLHTKVEDLVQLEDGTWRVITDKGEIRAEHVVNAAGLWAREVGRMVGLELPVLAMEHMYLITEDMPEVIEFNKTTGKELMHCVDFDGEIYIRQERNGMLMGTYEKDCRPWSPIETPWTFGHELLAEDLERITGELEVGFRHFPAFNNAGIKKIINGPFTFSPDGNPLVGPVRGMTNFWSACAVMAGFSQGGGVGLALAQWIINGDPGFDVFAMDVCRYGDYATLAYTNAKVRENYSRRFSIRYPNEELPGARPLLTTPIYDKLKSAGAVFGASYGLETPLWFAPEGVEDKFSWRRSTDFEAVGREAKAVRDSVGLMETSGFAKYMVSGEGAKDWLDHILAGKIPEVGRMALAPMLNEAGKLIGDFTVANMDDEDFLVIGSGIAEDYHMRWFESHLPDDGSVDVEPLNLGLLGLSIAGPKARDVLAKLTHLDVSDEAMPFMAIREMDLGMAPAIVGRVSYTGDLGYEIWMRPEYQRYLFDALMEAGAEFGISLFGLRALNALRLEKAFGSWSREYRPLYGPYEAGLGRFVALKKPADFIGKKAAMEEKLSGGALRLKTFIVDAKDADVIGDEPISYQGEVCGWVTSGGYAHASGVSVALGYVPKEIADEVEGWSVEILGDILPARLQPQPLFDANGSRMRN, encoded by the coding sequence ATGAAGAGCCATACACGTGTCGTCGTCATCGGCGGGGGTGTCGTCGGGTGTTCCGTCCTCTACCACCTGACCAAGTTCGGCTGGACCGACGTGGTGCTGCTGGAGCGCTCCGAGCTCACCTCCGGCTCGACCTGGCATGCGGCGGGCGGCATGCACACGATCAATGGCGATCCGAACGTCGCCAAGCTGCAAAAATACACGGTCGAGCTCTACAAGGAGATCGAGGAATATTCCGGCCAGGACATCGGCCTGCACATGACATCGGGCCTGATGCTCGCGGCCACCAAGGAGCGCTTCGACTGGATGAAGTCGCTGCTGGCCAAGGGCAAATATGCCGGCGGCGAGGCGACGCTGATTTCGGCGCAGGAAGCGCACGAGATGATGCCGCTCCTCGACCCCAAGCAGTTCGTCGGTGCTGTCTTCGACCCACACGAGGGCCACCTCGACCCCTATGGCACCACCCATGCCTATGCGAAGTCGGCCAAGAAGAACGGCGCGGAAATCTATCTGCATACCAAGGTCGAGGATCTGGTGCAGCTCGAAGACGGCACCTGGCGCGTCATCACCGACAAGGGTGAAATCCGCGCCGAGCATGTGGTGAACGCCGCCGGTCTCTGGGCGCGCGAAGTCGGCCGCATGGTCGGGCTCGAACTGCCCGTGCTCGCCATGGAGCACATGTATCTGATCACCGAGGATATGCCCGAGGTCATCGAGTTCAACAAGACGACCGGCAAGGAGCTGATGCATTGCGTCGACTTCGACGGCGAGATCTATATCCGCCAGGAGCGCAACGGCATGCTGATGGGCACCTATGAAAAGGACTGCCGTCCCTGGTCGCCGATCGAGACGCCCTGGACCTTCGGCCATGAACTGCTGGCCGAAGATCTCGAGCGCATCACGGGCGAGCTGGAAGTCGGCTTCCGCCATTTCCCGGCCTTCAACAATGCCGGCATCAAGAAGATCATCAACGGCCCCTTCACCTTTTCGCCGGACGGCAATCCGCTCGTCGGTCCGGTGCGCGGCATGACTAATTTCTGGTCGGCCTGCGCGGTCATGGCGGGCTTCTCCCAGGGCGGCGGCGTGGGCTTGGCGCTCGCGCAGTGGATCATTAACGGCGATCCTGGCTTCGATGTCTTCGCCATGGATGTCTGCCGCTACGGCGACTACGCGACGCTCGCCTATACCAATGCCAAGGTGCGGGAAAACTATTCCCGTCGCTTCTCGATCCGTTATCCGAACGAAGAGCTTCCGGGCGCCCGTCCGCTGCTGACCACGCCGATCTACGACAAGCTGAAGAGTGCCGGTGCCGTCTTCGGCGCGTCCTATGGTCTGGAAACGCCGCTGTGGTTTGCGCCAGAAGGCGTCGAGGACAAGTTCTCCTGGCGCCGCTCGACCGATTTCGAGGCGGTGGGCCGCGAGGCCAAGGCCGTGCGCGACAGCGTCGGCCTGATGGAGACCTCGGGCTTTGCCAAATACATGGTAAGCGGGGAGGGGGCAAAGGACTGGCTCGACCACATTCTGGCCGGCAAGATCCCGGAGGTCGGCCGCATGGCGCTGGCGCCGATGCTCAATGAGGCCGGTAAACTGATCGGCGACTTCACCGTCGCCAACATGGACGACGAGGATTTCCTCGTCATCGGCTCCGGCATCGCCGAGGACTATCACATGCGCTGGTTCGAGAGCCATCTGCCCGATGACGGTTCTGTCGATGTCGAGCCGCTCAATCTCGGTCTGCTGGGCCTGTCGATCGCAGGGCCCAAGGCGCGCGACGTGCTGGCCAAGCTCACCCATCTGGACGTCTCCGACGAAGCCATGCCCTTCATGGCGATCCGCGAAATGGATCTCGGCATGGCGCCAGCGATCGTCGGACGCGTCAGCTATACCGGTGACCTCGGCTACGAGATCTGGATGCGGCCGGAATATCAGCGCTATCTGTTCGACGCACTGATGGAGGCCGGTGCCGAATTCGGCATCTCGCTGTTCGGGCTTCGGGCGCTCAATGCGCTGCGTCTCGAAAAGGCCTTCGGCAGCTGGTCGCGGGAATACCGTCCGCTTTACGGTCCTTATGAGGCCGGGCTCGGTCGTTTCGTCGCCCTGAAGAAGCCGGCGGACTTCATCGGCAAGAAGGCGGCGATGGAAGAGAAGCTGTCGGGTGGGGCGCTCCGACTGAAGACCTTCATCGTCGATGCGAAGGACGCCGATGTCATCGGCGACGAGCCGATTTCTTATCAGGGCGAGGTCTGCGGATGGGTCACCTCGGGTGGCTATGCGCATGCCAGCGGTGTCTCGGTTGCGCTCGGATACGTGCCGAAGGAAATCGCCGACGAGGTCGAGGGCTGGAGCGTGGAAATTCTTGGGGACATCCTGCCCGCCCGCCTGCAGCCGCAGCCGCTTTTTGACGCAAATGGGTCGCGAATGAGAAACTGA
- a CDS encoding TetR/AcrR family transcriptional regulator, whose protein sequence is MAMASAMVRRAQSLSDEDRKLLILQAAETVFETAGYGDATMEEVARVCGMAKKTVYKFFPDKASLFGALVESHDVAVIDSGPGAGGEDPDERLARLLQDVAGAILSPRQITLTRLVIAESVKYPELAQRFYRDCVEKTMSHLARALANDQSLRLPPGLDSRAAADLLVSTLLGSIHLRALMLNLPTETLEKELRGRVPLVMDLICRTVLRR, encoded by the coding sequence ATGGCAATGGCTTCAGCAATGGTGCGTCGAGCGCAAAGTCTCTCCGACGAAGACCGTAAGCTTTTGATATTACAGGCTGCGGAAACGGTCTTCGAGACTGCGGGCTACGGCGATGCAACCATGGAAGAGGTGGCCCGCGTCTGCGGCATGGCTAAGAAGACGGTATACAAATTCTTTCCGGACAAGGCGTCGTTGTTCGGGGCGCTTGTGGAAAGCCACGATGTCGCGGTCATCGACAGCGGGCCGGGGGCGGGCGGAGAGGACCCCGACGAGCGTCTGGCCCGATTGCTGCAGGACGTCGCCGGCGCCATCCTGTCACCGCGCCAGATCACGCTCACCCGGCTGGTGATCGCGGAGTCGGTCAAGTATCCGGAACTGGCACAGCGTTTCTATCGGGACTGCGTGGAAAAGACGATGAGCCATCTGGCACGGGCGCTCGCCAACGACCAATCGCTGCGGCTGCCGCCGGGCCTTGACAGCCGGGCCGCCGCCGACCTGCTCGTCTCGACGCTGCTCGGCTCGATCCACCTCAGGGCGCTGATGCTGAACCTGCCGACAGAGACGCTGGAAAAGGAACTGCGCGGGCGGGTGCCGCTGGTGATGGACCTGATCTGCCGCACCGTCTTGCGGCGTTGA
- a CDS encoding multidrug effflux MFS transporter: MQHKNTALAIALGAICALGPFATDMYVAAMPQMAEDLSATDASIQLSMMTYFAGFTLGQLFYGPVSDKTGRKPMIYLALVIFILASAGCVFSTSAPHLLIFRFLQGIGGSIGMVIATATIRDVHTGHAAARLMSRVVLVLGIAPVLAPLLGSFVLQIGDWRLIFALLGAMGVVVAVIAATLLPETRMAELRAKSRPSTALHWYARLLFTRSFIPYAGALALAQGGFFAYIAGSSFVLINVYGLSPMAYAIVFSLNAIGIGLGAQLAPRIAERIGVRGVVKLNATAYAGAGLLLLGLQLSGLAGLIPVCILLFVMVMAVGGIMPTCNILAMEAHGAISGTAAALMGALGFGAGALGSFAIGILDDGTALPLIAVMTACAVATALVAVFTFGGSRVPHEVAV; this comes from the coding sequence ATGCAGCACAAGAACACCGCACTCGCGATCGCTCTGGGCGCCATTTGTGCGCTCGGCCCCTTCGCAACCGACATGTATGTCGCTGCCATGCCGCAGATGGCCGAAGACCTGTCGGCGACGGATGCGAGCATTCAGCTGAGCATGATGACCTATTTCGCCGGCTTCACGCTGGGCCAGCTGTTCTATGGCCCCGTCTCCGACAAGACCGGCCGCAAGCCGATGATCTATCTGGCGCTCGTCATCTTCATTCTCGCCTCTGCCGGCTGCGTCTTCTCGACGAGCGCGCCGCATCTGCTGATCTTCCGTTTTCTCCAGGGCATCGGCGGATCGATCGGCATGGTCATCGCGACGGCCACCATTCGCGACGTCCATACCGGCCATGCCGCAGCCAGGCTCATGTCGCGCGTTGTCCTGGTCCTCGGCATCGCTCCGGTCCTCGCGCCCCTGCTCGGCAGTTTCGTCCTGCAGATCGGCGACTGGCGTCTGATCTTCGCTCTTCTCGGAGCCATGGGCGTCGTCGTTGCGGTCATCGCCGCGACCCTGCTGCCGGAGACCCGGATGGCGGAACTGCGCGCGAAAAGCCGCCCGAGCACCGCGCTGCACTGGTACGCACGCCTCCTCTTCACCCGCAGTTTCATCCCCTATGCCGGAGCGCTCGCCCTCGCTCAAGGCGGCTTCTTTGCCTATATCGCCGGTTCGTCCTTCGTCCTGATCAATGTCTACGGGCTTTCGCCGATGGCCTATGCGATCGTCTTCAGTCTCAATGCCATCGGGATTGGCCTCGGCGCGCAGCTGGCGCCCCGGATTGCCGAGCGCATCGGTGTGCGCGGCGTGGTCAAGCTCAACGCGACCGCCTATGCCGGCGCCGGTCTGCTGCTGCTCGGCCTGCAGTTGTCCGGCCTGGCCGGCCTCATTCCCGTCTGCATCCTGCTCTTCGTCATGGTCATGGCCGTCGGCGGGATCATGCCGACCTGCAATATCCTCGCCATGGAAGCGCATGGGGCCATTTCCGGCACGGCGGCCGCCCTGATGGGAGCACTCGGCTTCGGCGCCGGCGCCCTCGGCAGCTTTGCGATCGGGATCCTCGACGATGGCACGGCCCTGCCGCTGATCGCCGTGATGACGGCCTGTGCGGTGGCGACCGCGCTCGTCGCCGTTTTCACCTTCGGCGGGTCCCGTGTCCCGCACGAGGTCGCCGTCTGA